The Candidatus Bathyarchaeota archaeon nucleotide sequence TGGGATGCCATAGGGAAATTCAAAAATCCCGAACCCGTGGCAGGTACTCAAGTGATGATTGTTGCCGGAATAGGCGTGGTAATCAATACCATTACGGCTTTGCTGTTTATGAAAGGCCAAAAAGTCGACCTGAACATCAAAGGAGCATTCCTGCACATGGCTGCCGATGCCGGGGTGTCGTTGGGAGTGGTTGTTGCCGGATTATTGATTAACCTCACCGGAATCGAATGGATTGACCCGGTAATGAGTTTTATCATCATCCTGGTCATCCTTTGGGGCACCTGGCGCTTGTTTACCGATTCCATAGATTTGGCGCTGGATGCCGTACCTAAAAACATCAACCTCGAAAAAGTCAGGGAATTACTGTTGGTACAAAAAGGTGTTGAAGAAATTCACGACCTACACATTTGGGCTATGAGTACCACCCAAATAGCATTAACCGCCCACCTGATAATGCCAAAAGGGTTCAGCGATGAATTTATTTCTGAATTACAGGAGAA carries:
- a CDS encoding cation diffusion facilitator family transporter, whose amino-acid sequence is MAHAHEHTTQKSYGKAFAIGIGLNIAFVAVEIFYGLAANSSALLADAGHNASDVLSLIFAWAAIRLASIKPKGKYTYGLRKTTILVSILNALLLFGAVIAIGWDAIGKFKNPEPVAGTQVMIVAGIGVVINTITALLFMKGQKVDLNIKGAFLHMAADAGVSLGVVVAGLLINLTGIEWIDPVMSFIIILVILWGTWRLFTDSIDLALDAVPKNINLEKVRELLLVQKGVEEIHDLHIWAMSTTQIALTAHLIMPKGFSDEFISELQEKLEHEFGIGHTTFQIENERIEKECKTDC